One part of the Phragmites australis chromosome 3, lpPhrAust1.1, whole genome shotgun sequence genome encodes these proteins:
- the LOC133912201 gene encoding uncharacterized protein LOC133912201 yields the protein MALGDETNPASYIHMVQHLIERCMTFGMSMEECMEALSKRADVQPIVTSTVWKELEKENKEFFHNYKQWVSEKRSAGSS from the exons ATGGCCTTGGGAGACGAAACTAATCCTGCCTCTTACATCCACATG GTGCAGCACCTGATAGAGAGATGCATGACGTTTGGGATGAGCATGGAGGAGTGCATGGAGGCGCTGTCCAAGCGCGCCGACGTCCAGCCCATCGTCACCTCCACTG TGTGGAAGGAGCTGGAGAAGGAGAACAAGGAGTTCTTCCACAACTACAAGCAGTGGGTATCGGAAAAGAGAAGCGCAGGCAGCTCCTGA